In Streptomyces hawaiiensis, one genomic interval encodes:
- a CDS encoding IclR family transcriptional regulator: MQESRGVRGVKSAARTVALLELLAERGEEPSRLDQLAQDLDVPRSSMYQLLQTLVDSGWVRTDATGSLYGIGIRALLTGTGYLDGDRRIRLVRPYLDEASDALGETIHLARLDGRDVVYLATRESHEYLRTISRVGRRVPAHAGALGKALLAERPDEELPLGDEPLTALTENTHTGRAALLADLAGVRERGYSVDREETVPGIAGFGFALRYGTPVVDAISCSVPVARLTGEHEDRIIAVMREVRARIESRLPPAAPGAPDWR, from the coding sequence ATGCAGGAGAGCAGAGGCGTCCGCGGCGTGAAGTCGGCGGCACGGACCGTCGCACTGCTCGAACTCCTCGCCGAACGGGGCGAGGAACCCTCGCGCCTCGACCAGCTCGCGCAGGACCTGGACGTGCCGCGCAGCAGCATGTATCAGCTGCTCCAGACGCTCGTCGACTCCGGCTGGGTCCGCACCGACGCCACCGGCTCCCTCTACGGCATCGGCATCCGCGCGCTGCTCACCGGAACGGGATACCTGGACGGCGACCGGCGCATCCGGCTGGTCCGCCCCTACCTCGACGAGGCGTCGGACGCGCTCGGCGAGACCATCCACCTGGCACGGCTCGACGGCCGGGACGTCGTCTACCTCGCCACCCGCGAGTCCCACGAGTACCTGCGCACCATCAGCCGGGTCGGCCGTCGCGTCCCCGCGCATGCCGGAGCGCTCGGCAAGGCACTGCTCGCCGAGCGCCCCGACGAGGAACTGCCCCTCGGTGACGAGCCGTTGACCGCCCTGACGGAGAACACGCACACCGGCCGTGCCGCCCTGCTCGCCGACCTGGCCGGGGTGCGCGAGCGCGGCTACTCCGTCGACCGCGAGGAGACGGTGCCCGGCATCGCCGGCTTCGGCTTCGCCCTGCGCTACGGCACACCGGTGGTCGACGCCATCAGCTGCTCGGTTCCGGTGGCCCGGCTGACCGGTGAGCACGAGGACCGCATCATCGCCGTGATGCGGGAGGTCCGGGCGCGGATCGAGTCCCGGCTTCCCCCGGCCGCCCCGGGCGCACCCGACTGGCGCTAG
- a CDS encoding helix-turn-helix domain-containing protein — MWRVRRPSPHPNEPSPTTTTPPFNAPAARRLRAALGMTPEHVAYGMRVSYGHPHVSPDHVIAWERGATAPSNSELTGLAGVLWCSPAELIGRPRTLREHRIARCLAPEDVARAVGHDVHTYLRMEETDIWRGTDRQSAALADLLGLGLPDFVTVTGRNTKLGELLRSAATTRWQAYVRPVAKLVPLDRRCLENVLRALHEDYQGHMAATLSWGGGSGDAGGAGQDFLDRIVEHFWTKLQDDDDLEAGWKTDV; from the coding sequence TTGTGGCGCGTGCGCCGACCTTCACCCCATCCGAACGAGCCCTCCCCCACGACGACGACTCCGCCCTTCAACGCCCCCGCCGCCCGCCGCCTGCGCGCCGCCCTCGGCATGACCCCCGAGCACGTCGCGTACGGCATGCGCGTCTCGTACGGTCACCCGCACGTATCCCCGGACCATGTCATCGCCTGGGAACGCGGGGCCACGGCCCCGTCCAACTCCGAACTCACCGGCCTCGCGGGCGTGCTGTGGTGCTCACCCGCCGAACTCATCGGCAGACCGCGCACCCTGCGCGAACACCGCATCGCCCGCTGCCTCGCCCCGGAGGACGTGGCCCGGGCCGTGGGGCACGACGTGCACACGTACCTGCGAATGGAGGAGACCGACATCTGGCGCGGCACGGACCGCCAGTCCGCCGCCCTGGCCGATCTGCTCGGGCTCGGCCTGCCCGACTTCGTCACCGTCACGGGCCGGAACACCAAGCTCGGCGAACTGCTGCGCAGCGCCGCCACCACCCGCTGGCAGGCCTACGTCCGCCCGGTGGCCAAACTCGTGCCCCTGGACCGGCGGTGCCTGGAGAACGTCCTGCGGGCCCTGCACGAGGACTACCAGGGGCACATGGCCGCCACCCTGAGCTGGGGCGGCGGCAGCGGTGACGCGGGCGGCGCCGGCCAGGACTTCCTGGACCGGATCGTGGAGCACTTCTGGACGAAGCTCCAGGACGACGACGACCTGGAGGCCGGCTGGAAAACCGACGTCTAG
- a CDS encoding DUF6230 family protein, whose protein sequence is MESQVRGGTRWKRFAVVMVPSVAATAAIGVALAQGALAASFSVSGQSFKVTTDQLVGEGFSQYGALDEGYTMDGKKAVHPVAVSSFKTATIKNLCQSVVTPNIPVLGNVSLILRAGQGAKPVEAQNLYIDVADLSADATFENIDIGVAAKDASKGPAMRKGETANPYGFAQQADRAILSDVKQTAWATTAGTFKLSGLKMSLSTGVKECY, encoded by the coding sequence ATGGAGTCCCAGGTGCGTGGCGGGACCAGATGGAAGCGGTTCGCTGTGGTCATGGTGCCCAGCGTCGCCGCCACGGCTGCGATAGGTGTCGCCCTCGCGCAGGGCGCTCTCGCCGCGTCGTTCAGTGTCTCCGGGCAGTCGTTCAAGGTCACGACCGACCAGCTCGTCGGAGAGGGCTTCTCGCAGTACGGCGCCCTCGACGAGGGTTACACGATGGACGGCAAGAAGGCCGTCCACCCGGTCGCGGTCTCGTCGTTCAAGACGGCGACGATCAAGAACCTGTGCCAGTCGGTCGTCACCCCGAACATTCCGGTGCTCGGGAACGTCAGCCTGATCCTGCGTGCGGGTCAGGGTGCGAAGCCGGTCGAGGCCCAGAACCTCTACATCGACGTCGCCGACCTCAGCGCCGACGCGACGTTCGAGAACATCGACATCGGTGTGGCCGCCAAGGACGCCAGCAAGGGTCCGGCCATGAGGAAGGGCGAGACGGCGAACCCGTACGGCTTCGCCCAGCAGGCCGACCGGGCGATCCTGTCCGACGTGAAGCAGACGGCGTGGGCGACCACCGCCGGAACCTTCAAGCTCAGCGGCCTGAAGATGTCGCTGTCGACGGGTGTCAAGGAGTGCTACTAA
- a CDS encoding ATP-dependent 6-phosphofructokinase: MRIGVLTAGGDCPGLNAVIRSVVHRAVDNYGDEVIGFEDGYAGLLDGRYRSLDLNAVSGILARGGTILGSSRLERDRLREACENASDMIHEFGIDALIPIGGEGTLTAARMLSDAGLPVVGVPKTIDNDISSTDRTFGFDTAVGVATEAMDRLKTTAESHQRVMVVEVMGRHAGWIALESGMAAGAHGICLPERPFDPADLVKMVEERFARGKKFAVVCVAEGAHPADGSMDYNKGAIDKFGHERFQGIGTALAHELERRLGKEAKPVILGHVQRGGSPTAYDRVLATRFGWHAVEAAHQGLFGRMTALRGTDIVMVPLAEAVTELKTVPKDRMDEAESVF, encoded by the coding sequence ATGCGTATCGGAGTTCTCACCGCAGGCGGCGACTGCCCCGGCCTGAACGCCGTGATCCGGTCGGTCGTGCACCGGGCGGTCGACAATTACGGCGACGAGGTCATCGGCTTCGAGGACGGCTACGCGGGCCTGCTCGACGGCCGCTACCGCTCCCTCGACCTGAACGCGGTCAGCGGCATCCTCGCCCGCGGCGGCACCATCCTCGGTTCGTCCCGGCTGGAGCGTGACCGGCTCCGCGAGGCCTGCGAGAACGCCTCCGACATGATCCACGAGTTCGGCATCGACGCGCTGATCCCGATCGGCGGCGAGGGCACGCTGACGGCCGCGCGCATGCTGAGCGACGCGGGCCTGCCCGTCGTGGGCGTCCCGAAGACGATCGACAACGACATCTCCTCCACGGACCGCACCTTCGGTTTCGACACCGCCGTGGGCGTCGCCACCGAGGCGATGGACCGCCTGAAGACCACCGCCGAGTCCCACCAGCGGGTGATGGTCGTGGAGGTCATGGGCCGGCACGCGGGCTGGATCGCGCTGGAGTCGGGCATGGCGGCCGGTGCGCACGGGATCTGCCTGCCCGAGCGGCCGTTCGACCCGGCCGACCTCGTGAAGATGGTCGAGGAGCGGTTCGCCCGCGGCAAGAAGTTCGCGGTGGTCTGCGTCGCCGAGGGCGCCCACCCGGCCGACGGCTCCATGGACTACAACAAGGGCGCCATAGACAAGTTCGGCCATGAGCGCTTCCAGGGCATCGGCACCGCCCTCGCCCACGAGCTGGAGCGGCGCCTCGGCAAGGAGGCCAAGCCGGTCATCCTCGGCCACGTCCAGCGCGGTGGCTCGCCGACCGCCTACGACCGGGTGCTCGCCACGCGGTTCGGCTGGCACGCGGTGGAGGCGGCGCACCAGGGGCTGTTCGGCCGGATGACCGCCCTGCGCGGGACGGACATCGTGATGGTCCCGCTCGCGGAGGCCGTGACCGAGCTGAAGACGGTGCCGAAGGACCGGATGGACGAGGCCGAGTCGGTCTTCTAG
- a CDS encoding acetate kinase, with translation MSSPTRVLVLNSGSSSLKYQLLDMRDSSRLAVGLVERIGEQTSRLKHTPAGGESRERGGAIADHDAALKAVAEELAKDGLGLDSTELAAIGHRVVHGGKSFTEPTVIDDAVLAEIERLIPVAPLHNPANLTGIRTARALRPDLPQVAVFDTAFHTTMPESAARYAIDVKTADEHRIRRYGFHGTSHAYVSRATAELLGKDPAETNVIVLHLGNGASASAVRGGRCVDTSMGLTPLEGLVMGTRSGDMDPAVIFHLMRVGGMSADEIDTLLNKKSGLTGLCGDNDMREIRRRVDEGDEQAELAFDIYIHRLKKYIGAYYAVLGRVDAVAFTAGVGENAAPVREAALAGLEELGLAVDGERNAVRGDEARLISPEGARVAVAVVPTDEELEIATQTYALVIGSGNHT, from the coding sequence GTGAGCAGCCCGACCCGTGTCCTCGTCCTCAACTCCGGCTCCTCGTCGTTGAAGTACCAGCTGCTCGACATGCGCGACAGCAGCCGGCTGGCGGTGGGTCTGGTCGAGCGCATCGGCGAGCAGACCTCCCGGCTGAAGCACACCCCGGCCGGCGGCGAGAGCCGGGAGCGCGGCGGTGCGATCGCCGACCACGACGCCGCGCTGAAGGCCGTGGCCGAGGAGCTCGCCAAGGACGGTCTGGGCCTGGACTCGACCGAACTGGCCGCGATCGGGCACCGCGTGGTGCACGGCGGCAAGTCCTTCACCGAGCCGACCGTGATCGACGACGCCGTGCTCGCCGAGATCGAGCGCCTCATCCCGGTGGCCCCGCTGCACAACCCGGCCAACCTCACCGGGATCCGCACGGCCCGGGCGCTGCGGCCCGACCTGCCGCAGGTCGCCGTCTTCGACACCGCCTTCCACACGACGATGCCGGAGTCGGCCGCCCGCTACGCGATCGACGTGAAGACGGCCGACGAGCACCGCATCCGCCGCTACGGCTTCCACGGCACCTCCCACGCCTACGTCTCCCGCGCCACGGCGGAGCTGCTGGGCAAGGACCCCGCCGAGACGAACGTGATCGTGCTGCACCTGGGCAACGGGGCGTCGGCCTCGGCCGTGCGGGGCGGTCGTTGCGTGGACACCTCCATGGGGCTGACGCCTTTGGAGGGGCTCGTGATGGGTACGCGCTCCGGAGACATGGACCCCGCCGTCATCTTCCATTTGATGCGTGTTGGTGGAATGTCCGCCGACGAGATCGACACTCTTCTCAACAAGAAGAGCGGTCTGACCGGTCTGTGCGGTGACAACGACATGAGGGAGATCCGCCGCCGCGTCGACGAGGGCGACGAGCAGGCGGAGCTGGCGTTCGACATCTACATTCACCGGCTGAAGAAGTACATCGGCGCCTATTACGCCGTACTCGGGCGGGTGGACGCGGTCGCCTTCACCGCCGGTGTCGGTGAGAACGCGGCGCCCGTGCGGGAGGCGGCCCTGGCGGGCCTGGAGGAGCTGGGCCTGGCGGTGGACGGCGAGCGCAACGCCGTACGGGGGGACGAGGCGCGGCTGATCTCGCCGGAAGGCGCCCGGGTCGCGGTGGCGGTGGTCCCTACTGACGAGGAATTGGAGATCGCGACACAGACCTACGCGCTGGTAATTGGTTCGGGGAATCACACCTGA
- a CDS encoding PPOX class F420-dependent oxidoreductase, producing MNGKLNGHIRERLRAPNFWHLATVGSDGAPQVSPMWADIEGEYVMVNTSVGRVKEENVRRNPYVSLSHHDPANPYDRAEIRGKVVRFVEGEEAERAMDRLARKYLGEDRYPWLLPGERRVMLLIEPTRVRRLEGVEPFRTGVLPEGADG from the coding sequence ATGAACGGCAAGCTCAACGGGCATATTCGCGAGCGTCTTCGCGCGCCGAACTTCTGGCACCTCGCGACGGTGGGGTCGGACGGGGCGCCTCAGGTGTCGCCCATGTGGGCGGACATCGAAGGGGAGTACGTCATGGTCAACACCTCGGTGGGGCGGGTGAAGGAGGAGAATGTGCGGCGCAATCCGTACGTTTCGCTGTCCCACCACGACCCCGCGAACCCCTACGACCGCGCCGAGATCCGCGGGAAGGTCGTGCGGTTCGTGGAGGGCGAGGAGGCGGAGCGGGCGATGGACCGGCTCGCGCGGAAGTACCTCGGCGAGGACCGCTACCCGTGGCTGCTGCCGGGGGAGCGCCGGGTGATGCTGCTGATCGAGCCGACGCGGGTGCGGCGGCTGGAGGGAGTCGAGCCGTTCCGGACGGGCGTGCTGCCGGAGGGGGCGGACGGCTGA
- the pyk gene encoding pyruvate kinase, producing MRRSKIVCTLGPAVDSHDQLVALIEAGMNVARFNFSHGSHAEHQGRYDRVRAAAKETGRAIGVLADLQGPKIRLETFAEGPVELVRGDEFTITTEDVPGDKTICGTTYKGLPGDVTKGDQVLINDGNVELKVTEVEGPRVKTIVIEGGVISDHKGINLPGAAVNVPALSEKDIEDLRFALRMGCDLVALSFVRDAKDVQDVHRIMDEEGRRVPVIAKVEKPQAVQNMEDVVMAFDGVMVARGDLAVEYPLEKVPMVQKRLIELCRRNAKPVIVATQMMESMITNSRPTRAEASDVANAILDGADAVMLSAESSVGAYPIETVKTMSKIVTAAEQELMSKGLQPLVPGKKPRTQGGSVARAACEIADFLGGRGLVAFTQSGDTARRLSRYRAVQPIIAFTTDEGTRNQMALSWGVEPYVVPFVNSTDEMVALVEQELVKLNRFNEGDIVVITAGSPPGVPGTTNMVRVHHLGEAKG from the coding sequence ATGCGCCGTTCGAAAATCGTCTGTACTCTCGGCCCCGCGGTCGACTCCCACGATCAGCTTGTCGCGTTGATCGAAGCCGGCATGAACGTGGCCCGCTTCAACTTCAGCCACGGCTCGCACGCCGAGCACCAGGGCCGGTACGACCGGGTCCGTGCCGCCGCCAAGGAAACCGGCCGGGCCATCGGTGTCCTCGCCGACCTCCAGGGCCCGAAGATCCGCCTGGAGACCTTCGCCGAGGGCCCCGTGGAGCTGGTGCGCGGTGACGAGTTCACCATCACCACCGAGGACGTCCCGGGCGACAAGACGATCTGCGGGACGACCTACAAGGGCCTGCCCGGTGACGTCACCAAGGGCGACCAGGTGCTCATCAACGACGGCAACGTCGAGCTGAAGGTCACCGAGGTCGAGGGCCCCCGGGTGAAGACGATCGTCATCGAGGGCGGCGTCATCTCCGACCACAAGGGCATCAACCTGCCCGGCGCGGCCGTCAACGTGCCCGCCCTGTCCGAGAAGGACATCGAGGACCTGCGCTTCGCGCTGCGCATGGGCTGCGACCTGGTCGCGCTGTCCTTCGTCCGCGACGCCAAGGACGTCCAGGACGTCCACCGCATCATGGACGAGGAGGGCCGCCGCGTCCCGGTCATCGCCAAGGTGGAGAAGCCGCAGGCGGTGCAGAACATGGAGGACGTCGTGATGGCGTTCGACGGCGTGATGGTCGCCCGCGGTGACCTCGCCGTCGAGTACCCGCTCGAGAAGGTCCCCATGGTGCAGAAGCGCCTGATCGAGCTGTGCCGGCGCAACGCCAAGCCGGTGATCGTGGCGACCCAGATGATGGAGTCGATGATCACCAACTCGCGTCCGACCCGCGCCGAGGCCTCCGACGTGGCCAACGCGATCCTGGACGGTGCCGACGCGGTCATGCTGTCCGCCGAGTCGAGCGTGGGCGCGTACCCGATCGAGACCGTGAAGACGATGTCGAAGATCGTCACCGCGGCCGAGCAGGAGCTGATGTCCAAGGGGCTCCAGCCGCTCGTCCCGGGCAAGAAGCCGCGTACGCAGGGCGGTTCGGTGGCCCGTGCGGCCTGCGAGATCGCCGACTTCCTCGGCGGCCGGGGCCTGGTGGCCTTCACACAGTCCGGCGACACCGCCCGCCGGCTCTCGCGCTACCGCGCGGTCCAGCCGATCATCGCCTTCACCACCGACGAGGGCACCCGCAACCAGATGGCGCTGAGCTGGGGCGTGGAGCCGTACGTGGTGCCGTTCGTCAACAGCACCGACGAGATGGTCGCCCTGGTGGAGCAGGAGCTGGTGAAGCTCAACCGCTTCAACGAGGGCGACATCGTGGTCATCACCGCCGGCTCGCCCCCCGGCGTGCCCGGCACCACCAACATGGTGCGGGTCCACCACCTGGGCGAGGCCAAGGGCTGA
- a CDS encoding IS481 family transposase, producing MSHRNARLTVHGRRLLVERVHSGRPVAHVAAELGVSRATAHKWVRRWRAEGSAGLADRSSRPLTTPQRTPAATEREVCELRRARKLGPARIGPVLGLPASTVHRILTRHGLNRLAWLDRPTGTVIRRYERDRPGELIHVDVKKLGRIPDGGGHKVRGRDAGRPIRGMGFDYVHSAVDDHSRLAYSEIQADEKVATCAGFLTRAAAFFHAHGITAVERVLTDNAWAYRKGLAWKQALAEIGATGKLTRAYRPQTNGKVERFNRTLLDEWAYLQPYTSNAERTAALDTFLHTYNYHRCHTALGGQPPISRVNNPVGQYS from the coding sequence GTGTCCCACCGTAATGCCCGGCTGACCGTTCATGGCAGGCGGCTGCTGGTCGAGCGGGTCCATTCCGGGCGGCCGGTGGCGCATGTCGCCGCCGAGCTCGGTGTTTCACGGGCTACTGCCCACAAGTGGGTGCGCAGGTGGCGGGCCGAAGGCTCGGCAGGTCTGGCAGACCGTTCCAGCCGACCGCTCACGACCCCGCAACGCACCCCCGCCGCCACCGAGCGGGAAGTCTGCGAGCTGCGGCGGGCCCGCAAGCTCGGGCCGGCCCGGATCGGCCCGGTCCTGGGCCTGCCCGCCTCGACCGTGCATCGCATCCTGACCCGCCATGGCCTCAACCGGCTGGCCTGGCTCGACCGGCCCACCGGCACCGTGATCCGCCGCTACGAACGCGACCGCCCGGGCGAGCTGATCCACGTCGACGTGAAGAAACTCGGCCGGATACCCGACGGCGGTGGCCACAAAGTCCGCGGCCGCGACGCCGGCCGCCCCATCCGCGGGATGGGCTTCGACTACGTCCATTCCGCCGTCGACGACCACTCCCGCCTCGCCTACAGCGAGATCCAGGCGGACGAGAAGGTCGCGACCTGCGCGGGCTTCCTCACCCGCGCGGCCGCGTTCTTCCACGCGCACGGCATCACCGCAGTCGAGCGGGTCCTCACCGACAACGCCTGGGCCTACCGCAAGGGACTGGCCTGGAAGCAGGCCCTCGCTGAGATCGGCGCCACAGGAAAGCTGACCCGCGCCTACCGACCCCAGACGAACGGCAAGGTCGAACGCTTCAACCGCACCTTGCTCGACGAGTGGGCCTACCTACAGCCCTACACCAGCAACGCTGAGCGGACCGCAGCCCTCGACACCTTCCTGCACACCTACAACTACCATCGCTGCCACACCGCACTCGGAGGCCAACCCCCGATCAGCCGCGTCAACAACCCTGTGGGTCAATACAGCTAG
- the pta gene encoding phosphate acetyltransferase yields the protein MTRSVYVTGIDRGDGRQVVELGVMELLTRQVDRVGVFRPLVHDGPDRLFELLRARYRLTQDPATVYGMDYHEASALQAEAGTDELVSTLVDRFHLVARDYDVVLVLGTDYAGTQLPDELSLNARLANEFGASVIPVVGGRKQTLESVLAETRNAYRAYDTLGCDVLAMVANRVAREDRDEIAGQLDSRLPVPCYVLPDEPALSAPTVSQIGHALGAKVVLGDDSGLARDVLGFVFGGAMLPNFLGALTPGCLVVTPGDRADLVVGALAAHSAGTPPIAGVLLTLDEVPGDHILTLADRLAPGTPVLSVAGTSFPTAEQLFSLEGKLNAATPRKAERALGLFERYADTGDLARRVSAPSSDRVTPMMFEHKLLEQARSDLRRIVLPEGTEERVLHAAEVLLRRGVCDLTLLGPADQIRKKAADLGIDLGESQLIDPAASELRDVFAEKYAALRAHRGVTVELAYDVVSDVNYFGTLMVQEGLADGMVSGSVHSTAATIRPAFEIIKTRGAARSASGRAVVGDGRAKPDTDIVSSVFFMCLADKVLVYGDCAVNPDPNAEQLADIAIQSATTAEQFGVEPRIAMLSYSTGTSGSGADVDKVREATELVRSRRPDLKIEGPIQYDAAVEPSVAATKLPGSEVAGQASVLIFPDLNTGNNTYKAVQRSAGAIAVGPVLQGLRKPVNDLSRGAMVSDIVNTVAITAIQAQSPAPAPSEKATAQ from the coding sequence GTGACCCGCAGCGTGTACGTGACCGGCATCGACCGCGGCGACGGACGCCAGGTCGTCGAACTGGGGGTCATGGAGCTCCTCACCCGGCAGGTCGACCGGGTCGGTGTGTTCCGCCCCCTGGTCCACGACGGGCCCGACCGCCTCTTCGAGCTGCTGCGCGCCCGCTACCGGCTCACCCAGGACCCGGCGACCGTCTACGGCATGGACTACCACGAGGCGTCCGCCCTCCAGGCCGAGGCCGGCACCGACGAGCTGGTGTCCACCCTCGTCGACCGCTTCCACTTGGTCGCCCGTGACTACGACGTCGTCCTGGTCCTCGGCACCGACTACGCCGGCACCCAGCTCCCGGACGAGCTGTCGCTCAACGCCCGGCTGGCGAACGAGTTCGGCGCGTCCGTGATCCCGGTCGTCGGCGGCCGCAAGCAGACCCTGGAGTCCGTGCTCGCCGAGACGCGCAACGCCTACCGCGCCTACGACACGCTGGGCTGCGACGTCCTGGCCATGGTCGCCAACCGGGTGGCCCGCGAGGACCGCGACGAGATCGCCGGCCAGCTCGACTCCCGGCTGCCGGTGCCCTGTTACGTCCTGCCCGACGAACCCGCGCTGTCCGCGCCGACCGTCTCGCAGATCGGCCACGCCCTCGGCGCCAAGGTGGTGCTCGGCGACGACTCGGGGCTCGCCCGGGACGTGCTCGGCTTCGTCTTCGGCGGCGCGATGCTGCCGAACTTCCTGGGCGCCCTGACCCCGGGCTGCCTCGTCGTCACCCCGGGCGACCGCGCCGACCTGGTCGTCGGAGCGCTCGCCGCGCACAGCGCCGGGACCCCGCCCATAGCGGGTGTGCTGCTCACGCTGGACGAGGTGCCCGGCGACCACATCCTCACGCTCGCCGACCGCCTCGCCCCCGGCACCCCGGTGCTGTCGGTGGCCGGCACCAGCTTCCCCACCGCAGAGCAGCTGTTCTCCCTGGAGGGCAAGCTCAACGCGGCCACTCCGCGCAAGGCCGAGCGGGCCCTCGGCCTGTTCGAGCGGTACGCCGACACCGGCGACCTCGCGCGCCGCGTCTCCGCGCCGAGCAGCGACCGCGTCACCCCGATGATGTTCGAGCACAAGCTGCTGGAGCAGGCCCGCTCCGATCTGCGCCGGATCGTCCTGCCCGAGGGCACCGAGGAGCGCGTGCTGCACGCCGCCGAGGTGCTGCTGCGCAGGGGGGTGTGCGACCTGACGCTGCTCGGGCCGGCCGACCAGATCCGCAAGAAGGCCGCCGACCTCGGCATCGACCTCGGCGAGTCCCAGCTGATCGACCCGGCCGCCTCCGAACTGCGCGACGTCTTCGCCGAGAAGTACGCGGCCCTGCGCGCCCACCGGGGCGTCACGGTGGAGCTGGCCTACGACGTCGTCTCCGACGTGAACTACTTCGGCACGCTGATGGTCCAGGAGGGCCTCGCCGACGGCATGGTGTCGGGCTCGGTGCACTCCACGGCCGCGACCATCCGCCCGGCCTTCGAGATCATCAAGACCAGGGGGGCCGCGCGAAGCGCGTCAGGTAGGGCGGTGGTGGGAGACGGGAGGGCCAAGCCGGACACCGACATCGTCTCGTCGGTGTTCTTCATGTGCCTGGCCGACAAGGTCCTCGTCTACGGCGACTGCGCGGTCAACCCGGACCCGAACGCCGAGCAGCTGGCCGACATCGCCATCCAGTCGGCGACCACGGCCGAGCAGTTCGGTGTGGAGCCGCGGATCGCGATGCTGTCGTACTCCACCGGCACCTCCGGCTCCGGCGCCGACGTCGACAAGGTGCGCGAGGCCACCGAGCTCGTGCGCTCGCGCCGGCCCGACCTGAAGATCGAGGGCCCGATCCAGTACGACGCCGCCGTGGAGCCGTCGGTCGCGGCGACCAAGCTGCCCGGCTCCGAGGTCGCCGGGCAGGCGAGCGTGCTGATCTTCCCCGACCTGAACACCGGCAACAACACCTACAAGGCCGTGCAGCGCTCGGCCGGCGCGATCGCCGTCGGGCCGGTGCTGCAGGGTCTGCGCAAGCCGGTCAACGACCTGTCCCGGGGCGCCATGGTCTCGGACATCGTGAACACCGTCGCCATCACGGCGATCCAGGCCCAGTCCCCCGCCCCGGCCCCGAGCGAGAAGGCGACCGCCCAGTGA
- a CDS encoding DUF6114 domain-containing protein, with protein MSAETPAATGQFTVRRQQFRAWRGERPFWAGLLVLLSGLPIAYFPYANLQIGHLTLAMATTAGAGSLIIGVLLVVLGVSLWFQKHVRVFAGVAAILLALVSIPVSNLGGFLIGFLLALVGGAMAVAWAPGAPPAGQPVAMASTGTGGTPEATDHDTTVLRPVDGVDEPNDLSGTNPANGANGRHSAG; from the coding sequence ATGAGCGCCGAGACTCCTGCCGCCACCGGCCAGTTCACCGTCCGGAGGCAGCAGTTCCGCGCCTGGCGGGGTGAGCGGCCGTTCTGGGCCGGGCTGTTGGTCCTCCTCAGTGGACTGCCCATCGCCTACTTCCCGTACGCGAACCTCCAGATCGGTCACCTGACGCTGGCGATGGCGACCACCGCGGGTGCCGGGTCCCTGATCATCGGCGTGCTGCTCGTCGTACTGGGCGTCAGCCTCTGGTTCCAGAAGCACGTCCGCGTCTTCGCGGGAGTCGCGGCGATCCTGCTGGCGCTGGTGTCCATCCCCGTGTCCAACCTCGGCGGCTTCCTCATCGGCTTCCTCCTCGCCCTCGTGGGCGGGGCGATGGCCGTGGCCTGGGCGCCGGGCGCACCGCCCGCGGGTCAGCCCGTCGCCATGGCCAGCACCGGCACGGGCGGGACTCCCGAGGCCACCGACCACGACACCACGGTGCTGCGGCCCGTGGACGGGGTGGACGAGCCGAACGATCTGTCAGGAACGAACCCGGCCAACGGGGCGAACGGGAGGCACAGTGCCGGCTGA